A genomic segment from Diospyros lotus cultivar Yz01 chromosome 5, ASM1463336v1, whole genome shotgun sequence encodes:
- the LOC127801025 gene encoding protein DMR6-LIKE OXYGENASE 2-like, whose protein sequence is MGDVDPAFIQAAEHRPKLSFTEAQGIPLIDLNSSSYAATKDLVDEIGAACKNWGFFQVINHGVPLETRRKLEAAAARFFAQPPEEKRKVSRDEANPQGYYDTELTKNVRDWKEVLDLTVKNPTIIPASLDPADGELRQLVNRWPENLPELREAFEEYARELEKLSHKLLRLISLSLGLQENRLSGFFNDHTSFIRLNHYPPCPIPHLALGVGSHKDSSALTVLAQDEVGGLEVKSKADGEWVRVWPTPEAFIINVGSITQVWSNDEYESVEHRVMVNSEKERFSIPFFFNPGHSVMVEPLNELVTEQSPAKYRPYNWGTFFANRKLSNFKNLGVNNVQIDHFRIQE, encoded by the exons ATGGGAGATGTGGATCCCGCTTTCATCCAAGCAGCCGAACACAGGCCCAAGCTGTCCTTCACTGAAGCCCAAGGCATCCCACTCATCGACCTCAACAGCAGCAGTTACGCCGCCACGAAAGATCTGGTGGACGAGATTGGGGCCGCCTGCAAGAACTGGGGGTTCTTCCAGGTGATCAACCATGGGGTGCCGCTGGAGACGCGCCGGAAGCTGGAGGCGGCGGCCGCTAGGTTCTTCGCACAGCCGCCGGAGGAGAAGAGGAAGGTGAGCAGAGACGAGGCGAATCCGCAGGGTTACTATGACACTGAGCTCACCAAGAATGTCCGCGACTGGAAGGAGGTGCTTGATCTCACTGTCAAGAACCCTACTATTATTCCGGCTTCGCTTGATCCCGCCGACGGAGAGCTCCGCCAGCTGGTTAACAGATGGCCAGAGAATCTTCCCGAGTTGAG GGAGGCGTTTGAAGAATATGCCAGGGAATTGGAGAAACTCTCCCACAAGCTACTCCGACTCATCTCGCTGAGCCTGGGCTTGCAGGAGAATCGCCTGAGCGGCTTCTTCAACGACCACACGAGCTTCATCCGGCTGAACCACTACCCGCCTTGCCCAATCCCCCACCTAGCGCTGGGCGTTGGCAGCCACAAGGACAGCAGTGCCTTGACCGTCCTCGCCCAGGACGAAGTCGGAGGGCTGGAAGTGAAGAGCAAGGCCGACGGCGAATGGGTCCGAGTCTGGCCGACCCCCGAGGCTTTCATCATCAACGTGGGAAGCATCACTCAGGTGTGGAGCAACGACGAGTACGAGAGTGTGGAGCACAGAGTGATGGTGAATTCGGAGAAGGAGAGGTTTTCGATTCCGTTCTTCTTCAATCCCGGCCACAGTGTGATGGTGGAACCATTGAATGAGCTGGTGACGGAGCAAAGCCCCGCGAAGTACAGGCCCTACAACTGGGGTACGTTCTTTGCCAACAGGAAGCTCAGTAACTTCAAGAACCTTGGCGTCAACAACGTCCAAATAGATCATTTCAGGATCCAGGAGTGA